Proteins encoded by one window of Fusarium graminearum PH-1 chromosome 1, whole genome shotgun sequence:
- a CDS encoding acetyl-coenzyme A synthetase, whose product MRQNLPTESATSGNVQDLYYPDNMLARHPSKPHIGSLEEYQQMHQLSVTEPDAFWGNLARELLTWERDFHTVKSGSLIEGNPSWFLGGKLNASFNCVDRHALKDPNKVAIIHETDDGTNGQSITYGELLKQVSKVSWALKDLGVKKGDTVAIYMPMIPEALVAILACTRIGAVHSVVFAGFSAGSLRDRVENAKSKVVITTDESQRGGRTIGIKKIVDEALSTLEGVQTLVFKRTGADVAWVEGRDHWWHEQVAKWPSYIAPEAMDAEDPLFLLYTSGSTGKPKGVLHTTGGYLVGAAATGKYVFDIHDQDRYFCAGDVGWITGHTYVVYAPLLLGVSTVVFEGTPTFPNASRFWDIIANHRITHFYVAPTALRLLKRAGSDPVDHDTNSLRVLGSVGEPIAPEIWKWYYDIIGKGNCHIVDTYWQTETGSHVVTPLAGVTPTKPGSACLPFFGIDTVLIDPVSGVELHGNGVEGVLAFKSSWPSMARTVYGDHQRFEETYLKVYPGYYFTGDGAARDDDGFYWIRGRVDDVINVSGHRLSTAEIEAAMVEHAAVAESAVVGVADEVTGQSVIAFVCLKEAFRSRETEVHAELRLQVRNSIGPFAAPKKIFVVPDLPKTRSGKIMRRVLRKIVMGEQDQLGDISTLSDPSIVEKIIDIVQRG is encoded by the exons ATGCGACAAAACTTACCAACAGAATCCGCTACCAGCGGAAATGTACAAGACTTGT ACTATCCCGACAACATGCTTGCTC GCCACCCCAGCAAGCCTCATATCGGCA GTCTGGAGGAGTACCAGCAAATGCACCAGCTCTCCGTAACAGAGCCCGATGCTTTTTGGGGAAACCTCGCCCGCGAACTTCTCACATGGGAGCGTGATTTCCACACCGTCAAGAGCGGATCTCTCATCGAGGGCAACCCTTCGTGGTTTCTCGGCGGAAAGCTAAACGCTTCTTTCAACTGCGTGGACCGCCATGCGCTCAAGGACCCCAACAAGGTCGCTATCATTCACGAGACCGACGACGGCACCAATGGCCAGTCCATCACTTACGGAGAGCTCCTCAAGCAGGTCAGCAAGGTTTCTTGGGCCCTCAAGGATCTAGGCGTGAAAAAGGGCGACACCGTCGCTATCTACATGCCCATGATTCCCGAGGCTCTGGTCGCCATTCTTGCCTGTACCCGTATCGGCGCTGTTCACTCTGTTGTTTTTGCTGGATTTTCAGCTGGTTCTTTGAGAGATCGCGTTGAGAacgccaagagcaaggttgTCATCACCACTGACGAGAGCCAGCGAGGTGGCAGAACGATTGGtatcaagaagattgtcgacGAGGCCTTGTCAACTCTCGAGGGTGTTCAAACTCTTGTTTTCAAACGAACAGGCGCTGATGTCGCTTGGGTCGAGGGACGGGATCACTGGTGGCACGAACAAGTCGCCAAGTGGCCCAGCTACATCGCCCCCGAGGCCATGGACGCCGAGGACCCTCTGTTCCTCCTCTACACCTCTGGGTCAACCGGCAAGCCCAAGGGTGTCTTGCACACAACCGGTGGTTACCTTGTCGGAGCTGCTGCCACAGGCAAGTACGTTTTCGACATTCACGACCAGGACCGATACTTTTGCGCTGGCGATGTCGGTTGGATCACAGGCCACACCTATGTTGTGTACGCGCCTCTCCTCCTAGGTGTTTCCACCGTTGTTTTCGAAGGAACACCCACTTTCCCCAACGCTTCTCGATTTTGGGACATTATCGCCAACCATCGTATCACACACTTTTACGTTGCTCCTACTGCTCTCCGTCTGCTGAAGCGAGCTGGCTCTGACCCTGTTGATCACGACACCAACAGCCTTCGTGTTTTGGGTTCAGTTGGCGAACCTATTGCTCCTGAGATTTGGAAGTGGTACTACGACATTATCGGAAAGGGCAATTGTCACATTGTTGACACTTACTGGCAGACTGAGACTGGTTCTCATGTCGTTACTCCCCTCGCCGGTGTCACACCTACCAAGCCTGGATCCGCGTGCTTGCCCTTCTTCGGTATCGACACTGTTCTGATTGACCCCGTCTCTGGTGTCGAGCTCCACGGAAACGGAGTCGAGGGCGTTCTCGCTTTCAAGTCTTCATGGCCTAGCATGGCTCGCACAGTCTACGGTGACCACCAAAGATTCGAGGAGACCTACCTCAAGGTTTACCCTGGATACTAC TTCACTGGTGATGGAGCTGCCCGTGATGACGATGGTTTCTACTGGATCCGCGGCCGTGTCGACGATGTAATCAACGTCAGCGGTCACCGTCTCTCTACCGCCGAAATCGAAGCCGCAATGGTCGAACACGCTGCCGTCGCCGAATCCgccgttgttggtgtcgcGGACGAAGTCACAGGCCAATCCGTCATTGCCTTTGTTTGCCTCAAGGAAGCTTTCCGCTCCAGGGAGACCGAAGTGCACGCCGAGTTGAGACTGCAGGTCCGCAACAGCATCGGACCCTTTGCTGCGCCCAAGAAGATCTTTGTTGTGCCTGATCTGCCCAAGACACGATCTGGAAAGATCATGCGACGTGTTTTGAGAAAGATTGTCATGGGTGAGCAGGATCAGCTTGGAGATATTTCTACTTTGTCTGATCCCTCGATCGTCGAGAAGATTATCGATATTGTCCAGCGTGGTTAA